From the genome of Anopheles funestus chromosome 2RL, idAnoFuneDA-416_04, whole genome shotgun sequence:
CGTAAATTTGCACAAGTTTTGCGATAAGCTTAGTTCTTTAATGTGTGATAATCTGCTACAACCGTATACGTATCATCAATCAATTAACTTCAACCCTAATTACGGCACACATTTTGCTTGCCAATTGTATCACGGCTGGCAGGGTAGAATAGTTCCATTTATTAATGTGGATTTTACTGAAATAGTAATGACAATGATGTGTAATGATAGTAATGTGTGACAGTAAGAGTCAATTCTTTATAAGATCCATAGGGACTGGCACAACACACTGGCGCTTGTAATTATGGCGCGAAGCGTAATATTGTGCGTTCCGAAATAAACATGGTAAGTTCGTTCTCGTTTTTTCAAGTGGTATAATTGGAAGTTGAAAATTGTAGCACAGCAACGCTACAAACAACacaggaaatgtaaaaaaatgctttggtAAACAGTGTAAGTTTGGTTTAAACTATTAGTCAGGAGAAAAATCGCTTTAGTTCTATataacaattattttacaGCTTTTCCCTTATTTTCTGAGAACTTACTATACAAATCGGAAGAGATTTTACTATTCCGATAAGCTCGCTCTTTTACGTTTCATAAATGTATTGCGATCGGAACGAAAAGGGCGACAGGATCGATTTGATCGAACAAAACAAGTTTCGAGCAATTTCGTTCTTTACCTATCTGGTTTTCCAACTGCTCCCTCTACAAATATTATTTCCAAACATATTCATAACAGGTGTATGATCCGATCCTACTTGTGTTGATAAGCCTTAAAGGGTCATCTATATTAGCTCTATAATTAATACCGAATGTTGGTTCATTttctattataaaaaaatattaaaagtattaaatagaaatttcggatgtacaataaaaatgtactGCTTAACAAATTTGCTTTAAGGCAGTGATGCGTTAGACGTAATGCTACCAGCAGTCATCTATTTTGGTTTAAATACAGTCTAGTTTAATCACTCCTTTACATAATTCCTCTACtgaatttgtgttttgtatcTTCACCAGCTGTGTTGGTTTTAACATGCGTgcataaaaaagaacaaggCAAGTGCATGTTGCgtatagaataaaaaataggcATAGAAAAACGTTCTCCAAAGCTACATGCTACTAAACCAAaatgtaacaacaaaaaaatcacttttgcCAACCATCAATTTCATTGATATGAACCAAAAGCTCGATGTAGTttctaatttcattttttcgtttttttttttgctggcgcAAAACCGTCCGTATACACAATCTCTGAACGCGTATTAATACGCGTCGCATAAATTAAGCCACTAAAGTGATCTATACTAGAGAAGAGGGAAGTTACAAAAATGCTTTTCCTAAATACGTTCACACATTCGACGTGTGCAGTGTGAAATGTGTACTATATATTGCGGGGATTCTTCATTCCTTGGTTGGTTCCAGTATTTTTTCCGGGTTTAAAGCACTGTAGATCATTAATGATGAAAATGCATTCTAAATGCATTCAATTTCGCTCTGCgtcaaaaaaaatgtgttgatCGTCGGTAGTTTTGGGTTCTAACTATCGCACCGTCTACTTTGTAACGGCATGGATGGCCTCGGCCAGATATGCCACATTCTTCGAAGTAACACCGGCCATTGAAATGCGGCCATCCTTCGTCAGATAAACGCTAAACTCTTTCGTTAAACGTTCGCACTGTTGCTGATTCATACCGGTGAAACAGAACATGCCGATTTGGTCGGTAATGTGAGACCAGTTGCGCGATGAGCCCAATTCTTTCAGATTGTTGCGCAAAGTGGAACGTACCGAAATGATACGATCGGCCATCAGCTTCACATCGCCGAGCCACTCTTGGCGCAATTGCTGATCGCCGAGAATTTCCGACACAAGGCGTGCACCGTTAATTGGTGGATTTGAGTACATCGGACGAATAATGATCTTAATCTGGGACATTGTACGATCCGCCTCATCCTTGCTTCCCGTAATCAATGAAAATGCTCCCGCACGTTCACCGTACAGACCCATGTTCTTGGCGAAGCTTTGTGCCAGTGCGATTTGGTGACCGTCACGCAGGAAAGCACGCACTGCCAGCGCATCCTTATCGACGTCACCGCTGGCAAAGCCTTGGTAAGCCATATCGAAGAAGGGGAACAGATTGCGCTTCTTAATGATCGTCGACATTTCTGCCCACTGTTCCGGTTTTGGATCGACGCCCGTTGGGTTGTGTGCGCAGGCATGCAATAGTACTATCGATTTTTCCGGAATTTTCTGTAAATTGATAAAAcgaataggaaaaaaaaataagcaataaTGATTCATCCAAACTATAGTTTTATCagtacgaaaataaaacatcgatCCTAGACAAATCATGAAAACAGCACAATCAATAATGAGGCCAAACAActtgaagcaaaacaacatcGCGAGGCCACGATGTGCTCGACGAGATCAAACCCAACTGATAAGGAGAAAAATGTCTGACGTAGAACCATGTGCTATTGCAATCCATTCACTGTTCCACTCGCGACAAGTGATGATAATGCGGCTTTCGTCATTGCAAGCGCCACGGACCGGTTCATTTCACTTACCGATAGATCTTCCAGCGCTCCAGCGAAGTCAAACCCGCAGGTCGAGGGATCGTAATAGCGGTACGATTTCACATTCAGTCCCGAATGTCGGAAGATCGGTCCATGATTACCCCACGACGGTGTCGGCAGGTAGATATCCTTCGGTCCGGGGAAGAAAGTGGACAGAAAAGCACCACCGACACGAAGTGCTCCGGTACCACTGATGGCTTGCACCGTTGCATTCAGCCCATTTGCCACATGTTCGTTTGAGTCGCCCAGGGCAAGCAAGATGCTACTTTTGCAAAATTCGGCCGTACCACCAATTGGTGAGTATTCGTGATCGAGCTGCTTGTCTGCTAGCCGTTTCTCGGCCTTTTTCACACTCGGCAGCACGAATGGTTTTCCATTGtcgtcacggtacgcaccgaCGCCAAGGTTGATCTTTTTCGGGTTGGTATCACGCTTGAAGGCTTCCGTTACGCCCAGGATAACGTCCGGTGGTCCCATCTGCACACCGCTCCACCAGGagctaaaacaagaaaagataatatcagttaaaaaaaatatattgctttttttaaaggaaaaaataacaatgcCCCGTTTAAAGTTCATATGTGTTTATCTAACGTCGTAAACAGTAAAGCAAATGCGAAACGCTTATCCTTATTTGTTGAAAGCATTATCAACTTCAGCATCGGAAAGATAACATAAATCAAATATGAAAATCTCTTattcacaccttttttttacaccgtTGGTGATAATAAAGTTCTGtgtgagaggaaaaaaaagaatatcatACGCCTTCCAAACTAACTACAGGACAAATTAGGTTAGTTGTGTAATCGGCTTATCTGAAGTTTGCATAATTAGGGCTACATTACAATATGATTAATGACATTCAAAATCgataagtaatttttttttaatttaaataaattccagCAATACAAATAAACCGTATTGCACTGAGTTTGCTTTCACTGCGTTATTTATAGATTATCCACTTGAAATCATGACCATACTCCGTTAGGTAATCGTTGAACCATAAATACCCCTCATTCAACGTCATCAACGAATGCGTTCTGTTCAGTTCCCTCACGATCACGATTTCAGCAACTGACCGCCGTGACCTTGCCAATACTGCCGAAGGTCACTGTACGGTGCAGCGACCCTATCAGGGGATGCTAATACCTTCCTCTACCGGTAGATACACGAAGGCGGATGATAATACATATTCTTACCTGGCCCGCACTGCCAGCTGACCTTGGGCAGGCATAACATTTCGCAACAAAACAGCTGAGCTGCGCTGAAGGGCTTTCGAGCAGGCCATCTTTCCGTACGAAATGCACCACTTTCACCGAGATAGAGAGGAACGGGGAAAATATCTGGAAAACAAACGATGGTACGACACGACGCGGTTGATTGTACTGTTTGTATCTACCGCACGACGATCTATATTCGTTCTGGTTTGTGTTTCCTAGTTTTTCTACTCACCGATAATGCGGATCGTTATCAGAGCGTTATCAAAACACGGACCGCTTTTGACAACACGAGAAAACACAGTCCATGTATGGGAATGGCGCTGACAGCCATCTTTGAAAGGAGTTTGACAGTTGGCTGTTGCGTGCAGAATGCACAATGCATGATTTTATTGCgcaaaataaacttattttgtGAGATATTAGTTGTTATGCGTGAAATGTAGGCTTcaagatttaaaattttatttttttttccctaGAGGACGTTCCCATATTGAAAGGATCTGCAATACAACATAAATCATTGATGGTGCCATGAGCTACCTTGCGAAAAACACCATTTGCGAGCACATTGAGCTTACACtgggaatattttatttatcaattacattttgttcagtttttcagtaaataattaaaattaaataaaacaacaagaatCACATCCTCGATCAGTACGAAATCGGATCTAATTGTTGGTATGTAAATATAGCagataacaacaacaataaaagttCGTTTCCTTCAAACAAGGCTAGTTGACAACTGTGCACGCGAATGCTTGCTGCTTTTTTCCACGAAACGCTGTAACAATGGCCTGCAAAACGTGTTTCATCGTAAACGAATCGTACGATAGTTTTCCTATTGTG
Proteins encoded in this window:
- the LOC125762531 gene encoding aspartate aminotransferase, mitochondrial — its product is MACSKALQRSSAVLLRNVMPAQGQLAVRASSWWSGVQMGPPDVILGVTEAFKRDTNPKKINLGVGAYRDDNGKPFVLPSVKKAEKRLADKQLDHEYSPIGGTAEFCKSSILLALGDSNEHVANGLNATVQAISGTGALRVGGAFLSTFFPGPKDIYLPTPSWGNHGPIFRHSGLNVKSYRYYDPSTCGFDFAGALEDLSKIPEKSIVLLHACAHNPTGVDPKPEQWAEMSTIIKKRNLFPFFDMAYQGFASGDVDKDALAVRAFLRDGHQIALAQSFAKNMGLYGERAGAFSLITGSKDEADRTMSQIKIIIRPMYSNPPINGARLVSEILGDQQLRQEWLGDVKLMADRIISVRSTLRNNLKELGSSRNWSHITDQIGMFCFTGMNQQQCERLTKEFSVYLTKDGRISMAGVTSKNVAYLAEAIHAVTK